The Acidobacteriota bacterium DNA segment CGCGCTTTCCACGGGCATGTCCCGCATGTCGATGAGACAGGCATACCGAGCCGACGATGCCGGGGACGTTGAGGGTGCCGGACCGCATGCCGCGCTCCTGGCCGCCCCGATGATGAGCGGCGCCAGTTCGGTGCGGCGACGGATGAAAGTGCGCCACAGCCCTTCGGGCCGTACATCTTGTGCCCGGTGAGCGAGAGCAAGTCCACCTGAGCCGCCTGCACATCCACGGGCACTTTCCCGACGGCCTGCGCGGCGTCCGTGTGGAAGAGCGCGCCCTTCGCGTGGGTGATGGCCGCGATCTCGGCCATGGGCTGCAACACGCCCACTTCGTTGTTGGCAGCCATGACACTGACGAGCGCGGTGGCATCTGTCACGGCATCGGCCAGCGCATTCAGGTCAGGCCGTCCGTCCGGTCCCACGGGCACCACGGTGCACGTCCAGCCCTGTTTCTCGAGGCTCTTGCAGCCCTCAAGCACAGACTTGTGCTCGATGGCGGAACACACCATGTGCCGGCGGCCTTCCGGAGCCGACGCCGCCACGCCCTTGATGGCGAAATTATTGGATTCGGTCGCGCCGCTCGTGAACGTAATCTCGCGCGCGGTGCCCCCGATGAGGGCCGCGACACGCCGCCGGGCCTCTTCCACAGCCTCCTGGGCCTTCCAGCCCCACTGGTGGCTTGAAGATGCGGGATTACCGAAGACTTCGGTAAAGTAAGGCAGCATGACCTCGAGGACCCGCGGGTCCACGGGCGTCGTGGCGTGATAGTCAAGGTAGACGGGCGGGCGCGACATCGCCCGGTAATATTACGAGATTTAGGTGAGGACACCCATGCGTCGTTTTCTGATTGGTAGTGTGCTGGCTGGAGCCGCGTTCGTCACCGCGGCGGGAATCGCAACGCCATGGGCTCAGGCCCCGGCGCGTATGGATGCGGACGGTCTCCTGAAGGCCTGGGGCACCTATCAGTCGATGCGCCAGGCTTCGCCCTACCGGAGCGCCACCTGGCAGTCGCTGGGCCCCACGAACATCAGCGGCCGCTCCACGGACGTGGCGGTGGTGGACGTCGCAGGCCAGCGGCACATCTACGCGGCCTACGCCACCAGCGGCGTCTGGAAGAGCGAGGATCACGGCAAATCGTGGCGCGCCGTCTTTGAACATGAGGCGTCCACGAGCATCGGCGATGTCGAAGTCGCTCCCTCCAACCCGAACATCGTGTGGGTCGGCACAGGCGAAGCCAACATCTTCCGAGCCTCCATGGCTGGCGTGGGCATCTACAAGTCCACAGATGCCGGCAAGACGTTCACGCACATGGGGCTGGCCGACACGCAGACCATTTCGCGCATCATCGTGCATCCCACCAATCCGGACATCGTGTACGTGGCGGCGTCAGGCCACGAGTGGACTGACAACGCGATGCGCGGTGTATTCAAGACCACCGACGGCGGACGCAACTGGACCAAGGTGCACTACAAGAGCCCGCGCACGGGCGCGATCGATCTGGTGATGGATCCGACTGACCCGAACGTGTTGTACGCGGCCATGTGGCAGCGCATCCGTCGCAAGTGGAGTGACCCGCGCGTGGAGCCCGGCTACAACGAGGGCGGCGTGGTCAAGTCCACTGACGGTGGCCAGACTTGGAAAGACATGAGCCAGGGTCTGCCGGCGCCGCAGTTCCGCGGCCGCATCGGCATCGACATCGCGCGCTCGAACCCCAATGTCCTTTATGCCTTCGTGGATAACTACGAAGAAGGCCGCGGACCGCAGGCCAACGAGCGCGATGCCTATGGACGCGCGATCACGAACGGCCGGATCAAAGCCGCCGAGATCTACCGCACCGACGACAAGGGCGCGACCTGGCGTAAGGTCAGTGAAAACAACAACTTCATGATTCAGCACTCAGGCACGTACGGATGGGTGTTTGGCCAGATTCGGGTGGATCCCGTCAACGAGAACACCATCTACACGCTGGGGCTGGGCATGAACCGGTCGATCGATGGCGGAAAGACGTTCAGCAACGCCACCGGCGCCTCCGTCAGCAACGTTGATGGCAGTTCTACGGGCGGTGTGCACGGAGACCACCACGGTCTCTGGATCGATCCGAAGGATCCGCTCAAGCTCTACAACTCCAACGACGGCGGTGTGTATCACTCGCTCGACGGCGGCAAGACCTGGGTGTTTGCCGTGTCAGCCGCCGGCGCGCAGTTCTACAACGTCTCGCTCGACACCACGCGTCCAGCGTCGTGGGCGTACGGATCGATTCAGGACCATGGCAGCCGGCGCGGGCTGGTGGACGTCTCCAAGGGCCGCGGCGCCATCCCGGCCGTGGCGTGGGGGTGCGCCGGGCGGTGAAGGCTCGAACCACTCCATCGACCCGACCAACCCGAACATCGTCTACACCCACGGCTTTTACGGCAACTTCAGCCGCACGGACCTCGGCGTGGCTGCCGCCGCACGAGGGCGAGGTCGTGGCGCCGGTGCAGCCACACCCGCTCAGCCGCCTGCGCCTCAGGGTCCGCAACGGGTGACGAACATTCAGCCTGAGAATCCGCCAGACGCGGAACTGCGCGCGCAGTGGATGGCGCCGATCATCATCTCGCCGCACGACAACACGATCATCTATGCGGGCTACCAGTCGGTCTACAAGTCCACAAGTCGCGGCGACAAGTGGGAGATCATGAGCCCGGACCTCACGAACAACAACGCCGCGGAGATGCTCATCAAGAATTCCAACGCCATCCCCTACCAGACCATCGTTGCCCTCGCCGAATCGCCACGAAAGGCCGGCCTCATGTACGTGGGGAGCGACGATGGACGGCTGCATACGACGATTGACAGCGGCAAGGAGTGGACCGAACTCACGAGCAAGTTGCCGGTGAGGAAGTGGTTCGCGGGACTGGTGCCCTCTCGCTATGCCGAGGGAACGGTTTACGTGGTGCAGCGCGGTCGTGAAGACGACGACTTCGCGGCGTATATCTACAAGTCCACAGACCACGGCCGGACGTTTACGAGCATTGTGAACAACATCCCCGCTGGCCCGGTGAACGTCATCCGCGAACATCCGACCAACGCGAACGTGTTGTTCGTTGGCACGGACTTCGGTGTGTTTGTGTCCACCAACGGTGGCGCGAAGTGGGAAGTGCTCGGCGGCAACCTGCCGTCCACGCAGGTGTCGGACTTGCAGTATCACCCTGTGGATCACGTGCTGGTCATCTCGACGTACGGGCGTGGGATGTACACGCTTGATGTCTCGGGGATTCGGTGAGCACACTGATGGGTCGAACCTATTCGCCTCCGAGCTCATTTTCAGGCATTGCCTCATTGCCCCGTTGGCTCATTGGCTCATTACTTGTCGCGTCTGTTGCCTGCGCCGACCGCGGCGCGCCAGCGGCAGCGTCCCCGGCCGCCAGCTTCCTGACGTCCGTGGCCGCCATGTGTGGTCAGGCATATGCGGGACGGGTGGTCGCGAATGAGCCCGCTGCGCCCGATGACCCATTCGAAGGCAAGGCGCTGGTCATGCACGTGCGGACGTGCAACTCAGCAGAACAGGTGCTGGTGCCGTTTCACGTTGGCGAAGACCGTTCTCGCACGTGGGTGTTGACGCTGGTGACTGACCGCCTGCGGCTCAAACACGACCACCGCCATCAGGACGGGACGCCGGATACGGTCTCGATGTATGGCGGCGACTCGACCTCGCCAGGCACCGCGACCCGCCAGGAGTTCCCGGTGGATGACTTTTCGAAGGCCCTGTTCACCCCGGGAGAATCGCGCCGTATCAAACACCAACGTCTGGGCCATGGAGATCGAACCGGGCAAGATGTTTGCGTACGAACTCACGCGCCCCGGTCGCCGGTTTCGAGTGGAGTTCGACCTGACCACGCCAGTGCCGGTTCCGCCGGCACCCTGGGGGCAATAGAGTCCAGGGTCCAGAGTCCAGAGTCCAGGGTCCAGAGCTTGCCTCGCCGTAGCCTTGGCGGAGGCGGGTCCAGGGCTTGCCTCGCCGTAGCCTTGGCGGAGGCGGGTCCAGGGAATCGCTGTTAGGCTTGACGTATCGGCCATCGGGCGGCCGGCTTGGAGGCCCCCCTATGCGGCTCCTGCACAGCACGTTCGTTGGAACGGTCCTTGTTCTAGTTTTTGGGATCGCCGGCGCGGCGCCGGTTTTTGCCCAGCAATCCCCACCTGCGGCAGCCGATCTTCAGATCTACGAGGTGAAGACGACGGACGGAGCGCGGTATTACGGATACCTGCAGCTCGACACGCCCGATCGGGTGATCCTGCGGACACCAGGCGGGGCCATCATCGAATTGGCAAGGGCCAACATCGCGTCGATCACTGCGGGTAAGGGGGCGCTGGTCGGGAAGGAGTTCTTCAGGGAGGATCCGAATCCAACCCGGCTGTTTTTTGGGCCCACGGGCCGCTCCCTGAAAAGGGGCGAATCCTACTTCGGAATCTACGAAGCCGTCATGCCCTTCGTCCAGGTGGGCATCACCGACCGGTTGTCGATCGGCGGCGGCACGCCGCTGTTCTTTGGTGGCGGGGAGCACCCATTCTGGTTCACTCCAAAGTTCCAGCTGTACGAAGGAGATGGTGCCAGCGTCGCTGTCGGGGCCTTGCACTTCCTGAACGTCGGCGACGGCAACTTCGGCATCGCGTACGCAGCCGGCACCTTCGGGACGCGAGACGATGCGGTGACGGTGGGCGCGGGATGGGCGTACGAAGTGTACGGCGGCAACAACACAGGATCCGCGCTGTTGATGGTGGGCGGCGAACGACGCGTGAGCCGGCGCATCAAACTCATCAGCGAAAACTACTTCATCGGCGGCGACGCGATCGTCTCGGGAGGCGTTCGGTTCATCGGCGAATCGCTGTCGGCCGACATCGGTCTGTTTGCCCCGCTCGCCACCGGCGAACTATTTGCGTTCCCGATCGTGAACTTTGTCTGGAAGTTTTAGACTCGCCAATTTGCCGGGTCTAAAGACCCGGCCTCCGAAGACTTACTCCGTTTTGGCGGGGACGGGCGCGTTCGTGAGCGCGGCCTTGAGCGTATGCCAGGCAAGCGACGCACATTTGACCCGAGCGGGAAACTCGCGGACACCGGCAAGCACAGCAAGTTTGCCGACGGCTTCTTCGTCTACCGGTTGGTCGATGGGTGTGGTCACCATCTGGTGGAACTTGTCGAACAGTTCAGTCGCCTCATCAATCGTGTGGCCTTTGACCGCGTCGGTCATGAGCGAGGCAGACGACTTCGAAATGGCGCACCCGGAGCCCTCGAACGCGATTCCCGTAATGCGATCGCCCTCGACCTTGAGTGACAGCGTCAGCTTGTCGCCACACAGGGGGTTGTGCCCCTTTGCCGACTGGGTGGCGTCGGGCAGCGGCCCGTAGTTGCGCGGCCGGCGATTGTGGTCGAGGATGACCTCCTGATAGAGGTCGTTGAGGTCTTGCATCAGAAAAATCCCAGCGTGAGCTTCGCGGCTTCCGACATCCGCTCTTTCGTCCAGGCAGGCTCCCAGACAATCTCGACTTTCGCATCGGTGATGCCGGGAATGGCCTTCACTTTGAATCCCACCTCGAGCGGCAGTTGCTGCGCCGATGGGCATGCGGGGCTGGTCAGCGTCATGTTGATGAGCGCACGCTTCTCGGCGTCCACGATGATGTCGTAGATGAGGCCGAGTTCGTAGATATCGACGGGGATCTCGGGGTCGTAGACGGTCTTGATGGCTTCCACAATCTTGCCCTGGAACTCTGCCGTCTGCTCGGTGTCGAGCGGCCCCACCTGCAACGCATCGTGCGTCGTCTCGGGCTTCGGGCTGGTTAATGCCTCGGACGTCCAGGCGTCTGGGGCCGTGAATGGCGTCTGCGACACGGCCGCGTCTTCCGCCTGGTCCTTCTTGCCCGTGAGAAATGAAAACATGCCCATGCCTTACCCTAGCAGTTGACGGACGCGATCAAGCGCCACCACCAGCGCGTCGATTTCGTCCGTCGTGTTATACATCGCCAGCGACGCGCGAGCCGTCGCCGGAATCCCGAAGCGGTCCATCACGGGCTGCGCGCAGTGATGCCCGGTGCGAATCGCGACACCCTCGCGGTCCACGATGGTGCCGATGTCGTGTGGGTGCAGGTCGTCCATGACGAACGACACGACACTCGCCTTGCGCCGTGCGGTGCCGATGATCGTCAGGCCCGGCACGGCGGAGAGCCGAGCGGTGGCGTACGCGAGCAGCGCGGATTCGTGCGCGCCGATGGCATCAAAGCCGATGCCGCGGACAAACTCGATGGCGGCGCCCAGGCCGATAGCATCCGCAATGTTCGGCGTGCCGGCTTCGAATTTGTACGGCAGCTCGTTCCACTCGCTCTTCTCGAAGGTGACGGAGCTAATCATGTCGCCGCCGCCCAAAAACGGCGGGCAGGCCTGAAGGAGCGACTCGCGGCCATACAACACGCCGATGCCCGTGGGGCCGTACACCTTGTGGCCGGTGAACACGTAGAAGTCGGGGTCCAGCGCCTGCACGTCCACGGCCATGTGGTACGCCGCCTGCGATCCGTCAATCAGCACCGTGGCGCCCACCCGCCTGGCCGCCGCGATCATGTCCTCAACCGGATTGATCGTGCCGAGTGCGTTGGAGAGATGCACGACGGCCAGCATCTTCGTGCGAGGTGTCAGGAGCTTCGCAAACTCTTCCAGGATCACGTCGCCGCGATCGTCGATCGGCGCCACCTTGAGGATGGCGCCCGTCCGCGCGCAGGCCATCTGCCACGGGACAATATTTGAATGGTGCTCCATCGCGGTGATGAGCACTTCGTCGCCAGGCTTCAGTTGCCAGTCGCCCCATGCGCGAGCCACCAGGTTGATGCTCTCGGTGGCGTTGCGCGTGAAGATGATTTCCCGTTCACTTCTGGCGTTCAGGAACCGCTGCACACTGCGTCGGGCCGACTCGTAGGACGCCGTCGCCCGTTCGCTGAGGGTGTGCACGCCCCGGTGGACGTTGGCGTTGTCGCGCTCGTAGTAATGGCGCAAGGCGTCCAGCACCACCCGTGGCTTCTGGGTTGTCG contains these protein-coding regions:
- a CDS encoding SUF system NifU family Fe-S cluster assembly protein, with protein sequence MQDLNDLYQEVILDHNRRPRNYGPLPDATQSAKGHNPLCGDKLTLSLKVEGDRITGIAFEGSGCAISKSSASLMTDAVKGHTIDEATELFDKFHQMVTTPIDQPVDEEAVGKLAVLAGVREFPARVKCASLAWHTLKAALTNAPVPAKTE
- a CDS encoding DUF59 domain-containing protein, translating into MFSFLTGKKDQAEDAAVSQTPFTAPDAWTSEALTSPKPETTHDALQVGPLDTEQTAEFQGKIVEAIKTVYDPEIPVDIYELGLIYDIIVDAEKRALINMTLTSPACPSAQQLPLEVGFKVKAIPGITDAKVEIVWEPAWTKERMSEAAKLTLGFF
- a CDS encoding cysteine desulfurase is translated as MDVVAVREQFPALHQLVHGKPLAYLDNAATTQKPRVVLDALRHYYERDNANVHRGVHTLSERATASYESARRSVQRFLNARSEREIIFTRNATESINLVARAWGDWQLKPGDEVLITAMEHHSNIVPWQMACARTGAILKVAPIDDRGDVILEEFAKLLTPRTKMLAVVHLSNALGTINPVEDMIAAARRVGATVLIDGSQAAYHMAVDVQALDPDFYVFTGHKVYGPTGIGVLYGRESLLQACPPFLGGGDMISSVTFEKSEWNELPYKFEAGTPNIADAIGLGAAIEFVRGIGFDAIGAHESALLAYATARLSAVPGLTIIGTARRKASVVSFVMDDLHPHDIGTIVDREGVAIRTGHHCAQPVMDRFGIPATARASLAMYNTTDEIDALVVALDRVRQLLG